In the Motacilla alba alba isolate MOTALB_02 chromosome 6, Motacilla_alba_V1.0_pri, whole genome shotgun sequence genome, TGAGGGATGACGTCCTGCGGGATGATGTTCTGAGAGATTATATACTGAGGGATGATGTTCTGAGGGACGATGTTCTGCGGGACGATGTTCTGAGGGATGGTGTTCAGAGGGATGATGTTGTGAGGGATGATGTTCTGCGGGATGATGTTCTGAGGGATGATGTTCTGAGAGATTATATACTGAGGGATGATGTTCTGCGGGATGATGTTCTGAGGGATGATATTCAGAGGGATGGTGTTCTGAGGGATGATATTCAGAGGAATGATGTCCTGCAGGATGATATTCAGAGGGATGATGTTCTGCGGGATGATATCCTGAGGGATGATATCCTGCGGGATGATGTCCTGAGGGACATCCTGCGGGAGCCGTCCCCGCTCTCCCGtcgcccgcccggccccgctccctcccgccCATCATGGCGGCCCGCGGTGCGCTGAGGGAGCGCgcgccccgcccctccccgccccgccccacGGCGCTGGCCAAtgggcgggcggcgcggcgctgACGTCACGGGCGGCGCTGAGGCGGCGCtggggcgggcggcgcgcggTCAGTGCGTGCCCGGCCGCCCGCCAGCCATGTCGCGACAGAGCCCTCAGGAGGAGAACCTGCAGGGTAAGGCCGCGGCGAGCGGCGCCGGGGGCCGGGGACGGACCCGCGCGGGGCCCTTCTGGGTCGCGATAGTGGGGGATTGCGGTGGCAGCTGTGCGCGCCGCAGTGCGTGCCCGTCGCCCCTGTCCCAGGGAGCGGGCTCGGTGGATGTGCCTGTGGGCAGGGCTCGGGCCAGTGGCGGGGATCGGGTGTTGGGTAGCACCGGATTGGCCggggaagggaaaaatcccCGCGCAGCCACACACAGCGCGGCTGGCACGGGGCTTGTCGCGATTTCAGGGGCCGTTCTCATCGCTCTGTGGAATTCTGCTTCTTAATTCCCAGCTTTGAAAGCTGTATCTTAAGAAAATGAAGGTTCCCAGCGCTGCTCCGgtgctttgcagtgctggcCTGTGCTCGCACatgtgtcctgggctgggatATCGTGACAGACCCCTCTGTCCCGAGGCCATCCCCGGGACTCGTCTGGCCGGGCTGCATCGCCTCTCCTGGGCTTCGGTCTGTTTGTGTTTCCAGCTTGATAAAAACACAGCTGCTTTTATCTTTAGATGGTGATATCACAGCCTGCTCCgtgtgctccagcacagccctgctctgaggagtgtctgaaagggaaagggaaaggcagggagaaTTGTAAACCACATCTTCTGTCCCCTTGCTCCTGCAATCGCAGTCCTCCCCCTGCTTTATCCTGCATTCCCAGCGCTGTACCCAGTAAGATTTCAGCAGACAATTTGAGCTCTAGCGGTTGTGATGGTTCTTTGGTAAGAACTTGAGCTTCCCTGGATTTCAGGGGAAAGGGTAGGGAAGGGTTTGTCTGGCTCTGAACACACTCCCTGCCACATACCAGGCACTGTCACGTGGAGGGGAAAAttcccaaacaaacccaaacaacaacaaaccagctgggaaggaagagggCTTTGGAAGGAAAGTGTCTCTTCCAGACTCGGTGGCCTGGAATGTTTGTAAGCAGCAGGTTTTGTGGTACTGTGGCTGTCCAGAGGGAGGTCTGTGTTTTCAGAAGGGAGATGCTCGTGTTGCTGATGCACACGAGGCAGTTTGGCTTTGTGCTGTTCCCGGTTGATTTTGGAGCCCTCggtctcctcccagcccagatATCTGGGCTGGCTTTGCTGGTTTGAGGTTCCTGCTCCACGCTCAgcctgcatccctgtgctgctggagggctgggcagggactctgcagctccagctgcgtgtgctgtgcctgtgtgccctgagcagccccagccccacgggCCGCGtgtctgctttccctgctcatTCCCTGGGCATCCTTGCCCAGAATCCAGGGGATCCCCGCTGCCCTCCCGCTCCTGTCCccgctgctctgctccctgcgcgctgctggggctgggccacGTCTGTTCCACGCTGGGTTCCTCTGGCACCTGTGGAACTCGGGTGTTTTCTGTTCCCTGAGCTCATTCCtgggggctggagggacaggacatcccagtgccagagggcagggctggatgggagattgggaattgggaattgttccctggcagggtgggcagccctggcacagggtgcccagagcagctggggctgcccctggatccctggcagtgccccaggccaggctggacactggggctggagcagctgggacagtgggaggtgtccctgccatggcaggggtggcactgggggggatttggggtccctcccaccCAAAGCATTGCAGGATTCCttagggagggagcagctccggGCCCTGCAGcgagctgtccctgcccaggagtTGTTATTCCCTCCcttaggaaaacaaagcccatGTGACCGTGTTAAATATACTGCTAGCAGCAACCCATGACAGCCCTTGCCTCACACCCGCAGTTGCTTAACAGCAGCACCTGCAAATGGCACTGAGGAAAGGCTGCACTGAGCAGGCCCTGCGCTCTGGAgcccaaaataatttcagcaaaCTAACGGCTGAGCTTTGGCAGCAAAAGTCCTTGAGATTACTGTGACTGCCACCTATGTTGaacaataaaaatttaacaTATCCCAGAATAAAAGATCTGTACGTGCGGAGAGAAACACAACGTACTGCTagcagctgcctcccagccccgTGAGCCTTCCCAgcccggctgcctgcccttggCACTCCGTGCtgtgagagctgggagcagggctggccgTGCCCCTGCggctcagctgtgccctctgcccgcagggtcctgggtggagctgcacttcagcagcaatggcagcagcagctccgtgtccacgggcagccaggagcaggtgCCAGCCTCGCTGTCCATCCACAACGGGGACATGGAGAAGATCCTGCTGGACGCCCAGCACGAGtcgggcaggagcagctccagggagagctcccaCTGTGACAGGTGAGCGGGGGCTCTGCCACGGTCACCGCGGggtcccaggggtgtccccGAGGCAGAGACAGCAGTGCCGCACGCGTGAATTCACACGCACACGCCTGTTCGTATGAACACACGAGTGGCTAGGGGTGTGTGTGCTCCCACATGAACACGCGTGTGCCTAGGGGTGTGTGTGCTCCCACATGAACACACGAGTGCCTAGGGGTGTGTGTGCTCCCACATGAACACACGAGTGCCTAGGGGTGTGTGTGCTCCCACATGAACACACGAGTGCCTAGGGGTGTGTGTGCTCCCACATGAACACACGAGTGCCTAGGGGTGTGTGTGCTCCCACATGAACACACGAGTGCCTAGGGGTGTGTGTGCTCCCACATGAACACACGAGTGCCTAGGGGTGTGTGTGCTCCCACATGAACACACGAGTGCCTAGGGGTGTGTGTGCTCCCACATGAACACACGAGTGCCTAGGGGTGTGTGTGCTCCCACATGAACACACGAGTGCCTAGGGGTGTGTGTGCTCCCACATGAACACACAAGTGCCTAGGGGTGTGTGTGCTCCCACATGAACACACGAGTGCCTAGGGGTGTGTGTGCTCCCACATGAACACACAAGTGCCTAGGGGTGTGTGTGCTCCCACATGAACACACGAGTGGCTAGGGGTGTGTGTGCTCCCACATGAACACACAAGTGCCTAGGGGTGTGTGTGCTCCCACATGAACACACGAGTGCCTAGGGGTGTGTGTGCTCCCACATGAACACACGAGTGCCTAGGGGTGTGTGTGCTCCCACATGAACACACGAGTGCCTAGGGGTGTGTGTGCTCCCACATGAACACGCGTGTGCCTAGGGGTGTGTGTGTTCCCACATGAACACACGTGTGCCTAGGGGTGTGTGTGCTCCCACATGAACACACGAGTGCCTAGGGGTGTGTGTTTCGTGTGTGCTCCCACATGAACACGCGTGTGCCTAGGGGTGTGTGTGCTCCCACATGAACACACGAGTGCCTAGGGGTGTGTGTGCTCCCACATGAACACGCGTGTGCCTAGGGGTGTGTGTGCTCCCACATGAACACACGTGTGCTCAGGAGCCACAGCAGATGTCCAGGAGTgtcacacagtgtcacacagcagcccagcccaggggcagctgctcagGCAGTGCCACTAATGCGTGTGCTGGATTTTGGTGGGCTGGGAGGTCTCCAGCCTAAGCTGTGTTTGGGAAAGCCCAAACTGCAGGACTCGGACTCCgcagcaggacctgcctggcctggctgggggGGATTCAAACCAAGCCCCGCTGGCCCTCCTCGTGTGCTGCCCGTTGTGTCTGTGCGAGTGCCAGGGCTCCCCCAGCAGCGtgggcagagggctgggggtCAAACCAAGCCCGGCTGGCACTCCTCACGTGCTGCCCGTTGTGTCTGTGTGAGTGCCAGGGCTCCCCCAGCAGTGtgggcagagggctgggggGCAGAGCGGTGCCTCtggtggctgggctgtggcagcactggggacacggTTGGGGCACTCCTGGGCACAATTCCCAGCTTCCAGGGTGTCACGGAACGCCTCACCTCCTCCTTTCCTGGTgcttctgtcctgctgcagccctcctcGCTCCCAGACCCCCCAGGacagccacagagctctggagatAGAGAGCCACAGCAGTGGGGAGAAGAACAGCTTCCAGGTAAGAGCCTCACCtggctgggggacagggcagctctggctctgtgctttgggcaggagcagcaggagctgctgaggcagaggcTTCCACAACTCACGGCAACCCTGCAgatccagcctggctgtgtttgtTCCTGACACCTGGGGATGTTTTGGTTTGGTCTTTCCAATCTGTGactgagatttttcagaaggaTTTGCCCTCTCCCTTTGGCTGCTGACAGGGTGCATTTCCTACATCCCCCACCAGTGCACCTCCACCAATTCAGcaggaattttaaaagatattttgacAGCAGCAAGAATTTCTAGAGCCACCTAAATAGGGCAGACAAAAATACACAATTTCCAAGCCCCGCCATAGCTCTGATTCCAGGTATTTTAACATTAATACCACACCTGAATatgtgctgctttggaaaacTCCCTGTTCTGTCTGATTTCACTTTGTAGGTTTGTTTACCTTGCAGGGAAAATGAATAAACACATTTGCAACAAGCGTGGGGGAAAGGATGTACATTGACCATGTCTAATCAATGCAGGGCTTATTGCAGGATGACAGGCTGAAATCTGAAGTCTTCAATGTAATAAATTAgcttttcatattaaaaaaatgactCACAAAACATTTTGAGGAAGGAAGTATTTCAAGGAAGTGAATTTTTCTGCATCATTTCTACAACTCCTGCCAGACTCCGAGGACCCCGCTTTAGGTTAGCTAAATGTGGTACAGCAAGTTAATTATTActggaaattattattttatattgtcAGAAACACCCTTCAGCTGTTTAAAGATCATGATTTAGACTCTGAGAACAAATAACCCCAAGTTAGAAAGCCGACAGAATTTCAGCTGCCTGGACAGTTTTATTTCcatcctgtgtgtgtgtgcatcaaGAGCTGCTGGAATTCTGGGAGCAGGATCTATTTTTATCCCAAGGCCTGGGCTGTGTGGAATGGAGCCGAGCTGAGCCAGGAGCTCTGCCCTGACTCAGCGTTTGTGCTGTAACTGcaccagagctggggctgggggagcttgTTCTGTGAGCACACACCTGCCAGGCTCACCTGGCCCCCAGCAGGGCCCAGGGACTGCAGctggccctgccaggagctggacaaGGACTGCCAGTGAcacctgccagctctgagcagggccaggagtgcctgtgccagtgtccatCAGGGTGGGGATCTGGGATAGggcaggagtgcctgtgccagtgtccatCAGGGTGGGGATCTGGGATAGggcaggagtgcctgtgccagtgtccatCAGGGCTGGGAATTGGGATAGggcaggagtgcctgtgccagtgtccatcagggctgggagagggcaggagtgcctgtgccagtgtccatcagggctgggatctgggatagggcaggagtgcctgtgccagtgtccatCAGGGTGGGGATCTGGGATAGggcaggagtgcctgtgccagtgtccatcagggctgggaactgggatagggcaggagtgcctgtgccagtgtccatCAGGGCTGGGAATCTGGGATAGggcaggagtgcctgtgccagtggaacagggctgggagagggcaggagtgcctgtgccagtgtccatcagggctgggatctgggatagggcaggagtgcctgtgccagtgtccatcagggctgggatctgggatagggcaggagtgcctgtgccagtgtccatCAGGGTGGGGATCTGGGATAGggcaggagtgcctgtgccagtgtccatcagggctgggaactgggatagggcaggagtgcctgtgccagtgtccatCAGGGCTGGGAATTGGGATAGggcaggagtgcctgtgccagtgtccatcagggctgggaactgggatagggcaggagtgcctgtgccagtggaacagggctgggatctgggatagggcaggagtgcctgtgccagtgtccatCAGGGCTGGGATAGGGCAGGAATGCCTGTGCCCACTGGAACAGGTCGGGGAGCTGAGGATATTTCAGGTCTGTGCATGAGGATTAAGCGCTGGGCTCTGGGATTTCACTGCCAGGGCAGTCTTGTCTCGGGCACACATGGGATAATGGGGTGTGGGGTATGGGATAATAGGGTGTGGGGTATGGGATAATAGGGTATGGGGTGTGGGGTATGGGATATGGGGTATGGGATATGGTCTTTGCCATTCGCACCCCACTCTGAGGATGGTTCTCCCTGCTCTTGGTCTGGGATGTGAACACTTCCCAGAAGGGGCATGGGAAGGTGGATGTCAGTGCTGGCTCGGGCAGGGGTCTCAGGCAGTGATCCCGGGCAGGGGTCCCAGGCAGGGGTCCCGGGCAGGGGTCCCGGGCAGGGGTCCCAGGCTGTGGTCCCGGGCAGGGGTCCCGGGCAGGGGTCccggctgcagccagggctgtgcagctgcagctgccctgctcggtgctcagtgctgtggctctgcttgCAGTCTGAGGAGGAtttcctggagaggaggagggaggtggaGCGGCTGCTGCGGAGGAACGCGGATTGGATCTGGGACTGGTCCAGCCGGCCCGAGAACATCCCGCCCAAGTGAGTGCTGCCAcggctgctgggagagctcctgcagctcctgctcctgcctcagcaccCCTCACCTTCCTTCCCCAAACACAGGGAATTCCTCTTCAAGCACCCCCGGCGCACAGCCACGCTCAGCATGAGGAACACCAGCGTCATGAAGAAAGGGGGGATATTCTCTGCGGAATTCCTGAAGGTGttcctcccatccctgctgctctctcaccTGCTGGCCATTGGACTGGGGTAAGGTTCAAttgagaaaaaagaggagatttTTTTACCTGCTTTCTTTGAGGCCTGATTCTGATTCCCAGTTCCCTCTTTGTCCAAGATGGTTATTCAGGAAGTGCTTCCTGCCTGTGGTATTGCTGGATGGTTGaagttttctgattttctccctgGTTGGGAATTTCTCAGAACAATTAAGAGGCAGGGAAATGAGGAATTCTGTGCACTGGAACTGTAGTGACACAGCACTCGGCTCCACTGGAGATGAGACTCTTAATCTCACAACTAGGAgatcagcaaagcaaaaagctaaTATtgaatagattttaaaattccactgacatagatttaaaaatatttaatattattttaaattacccAGTAGATGTTTTTAATTCCTGGGAGGGATGGGGGGCGTTTCCTTTCCAGAGGAGCGTGGGGGCAGGtgctgggccctgcagctggggcagctcctggggctgggctccgGATCAGTTCTGTTCCAGCTCCGCTGGCAGCGCTGCTCCCGCCGGCAACTCCAGCGGCGCTGGCCTGGCAGGGAGGGCGTTCCAGCCCCggagcagcctggctgagcgagtgctctgcccctgcccgcAGGATTTACATCGGGAGGCGCCTGACCACCACGgcttccagcagcaccttctagcggcggcggcggggccggagcgcAGGAGGAGCCCAGGAGGGGAGCCGGTCGCGGCGCCGCGCGTGTGTCCTGTCCGTGTCCTGTTCTAGTTTAGTCTGAACACGGGAAGGGAGACGCCGGAGCTCCCGTGTCACATAGAGCCTTCTGGATCAATCCCCGCTGGATCAGCCCCGCGAGCGCGTGGCCGACGCTGCAACGTCCCGTAGTGCTTTGTAGTGCAGTAGTGAGCGTTAGAGCAGCTCCGTGTTTAGTCAGCCCCAGCTttcagcagcccctgtgctgggccGTGCCCGCGGTGGGAAGGCTGgcgctgctcctgcagcccccgaggcaggcagggatgagcCCAGGCTGCGGTGGCCTTTCAGACGATCCGGGAGTTGCCAGGGGCTCTCCTGCCCCGGCAGCTTTCCCTCTGGTAGGTGTTGCTTGGTTCACGGGTGGGAGGTGAAGGTGTCGAGACACAGAGGTGAGCACGTGGGTAAAACTCCGTCAGTTTGTCCCAGTTCAGAGGCAGGGTTTGGATTTAGTGCCTACTAAAAGCTGCTTGTGCCAGGACATTTATTTAACCGCAGCAGTTACTGCAGGGTCTGTCGCTTACAGGCTTTTCCTGTCCCACATCAATCCGCACATGAACCACAGGGTGGCTTCTCCTTGGTTTTTACTGATGCAATGCCTTTCCCTCCCGTGATTTTACCTTATTTAATGAGAAGATGAATGTTTGCCAAAATACcatgttttatatatttaaataaaaaggttCCTGGTGAACTCAGTGTTTCCTCATTCCTTTTTCTCCGGGGGCTGATGAGGCTCTTGGCCTCTGCCTGCCCCTTCCCACCGGTCGCTTCCTGACATGGAATTGAGCCGTTTCCATGGAAACAGCATCCTTCAGCCCTCAGCAGGCCCTGGGCGCCCTGCCCTCACTGCAGCGCGGGGCGCGCTGCTCCCGAGCGGCTGCAAACATGGACtt is a window encoding:
- the LOC119702782 gene encoding BCL2/adenovirus E1B 19 kDa protein-interacting protein 3-like, encoding MSRQSPQEENLQGSWVELHFSSNGSSSSVSTGSQEQVPASLSIHNGDMEKILLDAQHESGRSSSRESSHCDSPPRSQTPQDSHRALEIESHSSGEKNSFQSEEDFLERRREVERLLRRNADWIWDWSSRPENIPPKEFLFKHPRRTATLSMRNTSVMKKGGIFSAEFLKVFLPSLLLSHLLAIGLGIYIGRRLTTTASSSTF